A window of Deinococcus betulae genomic DNA:
GGGTCATTGAGGAGAGCTCAGGGTGGCGCTTAGTTCTACTGCTGATCTCTCCGATTCCGAATCGACCGATCAGCTCAGCGAAAGGCCTTCACGTCAACATCTAGAGGTCGCTGCTGGTCACGCCCATAGGAAAACACCGTCACACCTGAACCCGCTTGGTTGCTACAGGTGTTCTACCGCTTCGGCACATGATTGACGAGGTGGTCTGTCCCTTTGCATGGGGCATAAAAAAGCGTCCAGGCATATTTCCCTGGACGCTGACGCTTCTTTACCTAGTGTCGGGGCGGGCCGCCCTGACCCTTCTGTTCGGCCCGGCGGCGCAGTTCAGAAGCGAGGTCGGTAAAGTCCTGCGCGCCGGGCAGCACCCGCCGGGAATCGCGTTTGGCCTCCTGCACCACCTGCACCTGATTGCGGCGCGAATCCGGCAGCCCCTGGGTGCGTCGCTCAAAATAGTTCTGGGCCAGGCGGCCCAGCGCGAAGGTCCAGCCGTAGACCGCTGGAGCGGTAATGAGGCCGCCAATCACGGGCAGCGCCAGCTTGGCCAGTCCGCGCATCACCTGGCGCGCGGCCATGCCGTAGGCGATAGTCACGCCAATCTCGCGCGCAATTTCTAGCGAACGCTCGGGGGTGATGTCAAAGCCGTAAATCTTGCCGATATGCAGCACCATCTTGCCCTGCACTGGGGTAATCAGCAGCAGATCGGCGAATGGAATCGGCTCTACGGCAATCGCCCCCGACAGCAGCGCCGCGCTTTTAATCACCTCTTCGGCGTTGTCCTCGCGCGACAGTTCGGGGTCAACATTGAGGTTAAAGTTGTCCAGCATCTGTTTAACGAGCGGCGGCAGCATACGCGGAGTGTACCCCTGCCCCCTCTAGGCTGCCCACCATCAAATTGTTTAGGCTTGCCCCGCCGCGTCCCGCAAGGCACGAAAAAAGGACACGCCCGGGGGGAGGTCGGCGTGTCCTTCTGGAGGGAAGGATGAGGGTGGGGTCACCACTCAGCCTTTATCGTAGGCCCCAACACTGACATCTTCCTGACAGGGGGCTGAGGTCAATGCAGGCGGTTCTGTCACGCGGTGCTCATCAAGGCCCCCCTCAGCGCTTCCAGCGGGGGCCGTCCTTGGTGTCTTCAACTGTGACGCCCACGCGGGTCAGGGTGTCGCGCAGCTCGTCGGCTTCCTGATACTGCTTATTAAGGCGGTAGTTCTGCCGCGCTTTGAGCACCAGTTCCATCAGGGCGCTGACGACACCGCTGTCATCCTGAGCCCGCGCGGCGGTGCCGCCACCGGCGAACAGGCCGAGCACGTTACCGCCCAGGTCCAGGTAGGCAGCGCGGGCGCGTTCTAGGGTGGCGCTGGGGACAGGGCCAGCCCCCAGCGCCGCATTCAGGTCGGTGGTCAGGCCAAACAGGGCCGCCACAGCCTTGGGCGTATTAAAGTCGTCGCGCAGGGCGTCTTCAAAGGCCGCTCTATGGGCGGCGATCTTGGCGTCCAGCGCCGCGTTCTGACCGTCAGGCGCGCTGCCGAGCCGGCGCTCAAGTTCGTTCAGCGCTTCACTCAGGCGGCGGTAACCGCTGCGGGCACTCTCGAAGGCGGCGTCGCTGAATTCGGTGATAGAGCGGTAGTGGCTGCCCACCAGCAAGAAGCGCACCACCATCGGGTCGTGCTGGGCCAGGACATCCTGAATGGTCAGGAAGTTGCCCTTGCTTTTGCTCATCTTCTCGCCGCCGATGGTCAGCATGTTGTTGTGCATCCAGTAGCGGGCAAAGGCGTGCCCGGCAGCTTCGGCCTGGGCAATCTCGGCCTCGTGGTGCGGGAATTGCAGGTCCAGGCCGCCCCCGTGAATGTCAAAGCCCTCCCCCAGATACTTCAGGCTCATGGCGCTGCATTCGATGTGCCAGCCGGGAAAGCCCACGCCCCACGGCGACTCCCAGCGCATGATGTGGCCGGCTTCAGCCTTCTTCCAGAGTGCAAAGTCGCGGGGGTCGCGTTTGTCCTCGCGCACGGCCTCGCGCACGCCTTCTTCCTGGTCGTCCAGCTTGCGGCCCGAGAGCTTGCCGTAGTCCGGCCAGGAGCGCACGTCAAAGTAGACGCTGCCCTCCGACTCGTAGGCGTGGCCCTTCTCGACCAGTTCCTCAATCAGGGCGATCTGCTCGGTGATGTGGCCGGTGGCGCGGGGGTTGATGCTGGGTTTCAGGACGTTGAGCGCTTCCATGTCTTTCACGAACGACCACATGTACTTGTCGGCCACTTCCATCGGCTCAAGCTGCTCCAGCCGGGCGCGGGCGAGCATCTTGTCCTCGCCGTCATCCGAGTCGTTTTGCAGGTGCCCCACGTCGGTGATGTTGGCCACGTAGCGCACCTGATAGCCAAAATGCACAAAGGCGCGGCGAATCACGTCAAAGGCCACTTCCTTTTTGGCATGCCCCAGGTGGGCGTCGCTGTAGACCGTTGGCCCGCACAGGTACATGCCCACGCGGCCAGGCGTGGTGGGCACGAACGGCACTTTCTGGCGCTGCAAGGTGTCGTACAGGACAATGCTGGGGTCGGGCTGCCGGGTCGGGTGGTCAGTCATGAAGGCTCCTGAAAGGCGGGAAGGGGACCATAAAAAACCGCGCCGCCAAGAGGATGGGGGGCGCGGTGCAGACCAGGGCTGCGTCACCGCTACAGGGGGCAACACAGGGTCGTCATAGGGTCAATGTAGCAGAGACGGGCGCGCGGGCAGCTCTGGCGTGGGCGCGGGGGCCAGCTCTTCTGGGGCGCGGCGCAGCACCTCCAGCAGCGCGGCGCTAAAGGCGCGCAGCAGCGGCAACCCCGCGCGGTGCGGCAGCGTGGCCAGCGCCAGGGGCCGCAGCAGCGGTTCGGGCAGTGGCAGGGCCACCACGCCGGGCGGCAGGGGGGTCAGGGCCAGGCGCGGCATCACGCTGACGCCCAGGCCGTGGGCCACCATGCCCAGAATTACGCTGTCTTCACCGATCTCAGTCGCGTCTTCGGGGTTGACACCCACGCGGCGCAGGTAGGTCATCAGGCGGGCGTTGCAGGCGTTGGGACCGGGCGCCAGCAGGAGACTGCTGGCCAGTTCCTCGCGCTGGACCGGGTGGGTGCCGCGCGACGCGGGCGCCACAAACAGGTATTCATCCACCACCAGGGGGAGCAGGCGCAGGCCCGGCTGCGGC
This region includes:
- a CDS encoding YcjF family protein, yielding MLPPLVKQMLDNFNLNVDPELSREDNAEEVIKSAALLSGAIAVEPIPFADLLLITPVQGKMVLHIGKIYGFDITPERSLEIAREIGVTIAYGMAARQVMRGLAKLALPVIGGLITAPAVYGWTFALGRLAQNYFERRTQGLPDSRRNQVQVVQEAKRDSRRVLPGAQDFTDLASELRRRAEQKGQGGPPRH
- the cysS gene encoding cysteine--tRNA ligase; the protein is MTDHPTRQPDPSIVLYDTLQRQKVPFVPTTPGRVGMYLCGPTVYSDAHLGHAKKEVAFDVIRRAFVHFGYQVRYVANITDVGHLQNDSDDGEDKMLARARLEQLEPMEVADKYMWSFVKDMEALNVLKPSINPRATGHITEQIALIEELVEKGHAYESEGSVYFDVRSWPDYGKLSGRKLDDQEEGVREAVREDKRDPRDFALWKKAEAGHIMRWESPWGVGFPGWHIECSAMSLKYLGEGFDIHGGGLDLQFPHHEAEIAQAEAAGHAFARYWMHNNMLTIGGEKMSKSKGNFLTIQDVLAQHDPMVVRFLLVGSHYRSITEFSDAAFESARSGYRRLSEALNELERRLGSAPDGQNAALDAKIAAHRAAFEDALRDDFNTPKAVAALFGLTTDLNAALGAGPVPSATLERARAAYLDLGGNVLGLFAGGGTAARAQDDSGVVSALMELVLKARQNYRLNKQYQEADELRDTLTRVGVTVEDTKDGPRWKR
- a CDS encoding LysR family transcriptional regulator gives rise to the protein MTPDRHAALPTLAQLRALLAVADAGGFSEAAAELGVSQSSLSEAVGKLEVLVGKPLLRRSRSGTSPTPAGERLLLHARTAVQAASDALQAAQDDRALSGTLRVASFRSTATHLLPPALAAFRAQHPGVRVTLLDGDTGSEDLVRRGQADAAIVIEEPQPGLRLLPLVVDEYLFVAPASRGTHPVQREELASSLLLAPGPNACNARLMTYLRRVGVNPEDATEIGEDSVILGMVAHGLGVSVMPRLALTPLPPGVVALPLPEPLLRPLALATLPHRAGLPLLRAFSAALLEVLRRAPEELAPAPTPELPARPSLLH